In the genome of Pseudomonas fluorescens, the window AGGGGAAACTAATTGAGAACACCCCCTAGGGTGACACGGGCTTTTCCGTGATACGCGCCATGCCGAGGAACGGACTGGCTTCGATGTAGCGCATGGCTGACTTCATGTCTTTCCAGCCTACATAGCTCATCAGCGACTTCAAATCCCAGCCACTCTGATGCGCCCAGGTGGCAAAACCGCGACGCAAGGAGTGACTGGTGTAAAGCTCGCCGGCGATACCTGCTCGGGCCAACGCCTGACGTAATAACGGAATCACACTGTTGGCGTGCAATCCCCCCTCGCCCAGATGCCCCCAGCGGTCGATGCCACGGAACACCGCCCCCCGCACCAGTGCCGCCTCGGTAATCCAGTCGATATAAGCCTGCACCGGACACAAGCGCTGCAAGGCCGGCGTCTGATAGGTCTTGCCGAGGTTGTCGCGATCACTCTTGCTGCGCGGCAGATAGAGACTGATGCCGGAACCGGCGCTGGCCTGCACGTGTTCCACCTGAAGCCGGCACAACTCATCGCTACGAAAGCCGCGCCAGAAGCCCAGCAGGATCAAGGCCATGTCGCGCCTGGCCCGCAGCAAACCCGCTCGGTCGCCTGCGGCCCTGGCGACTTGCACTTCTTGCTCCAGACAACTGACCACCTGTTCCAGATGCTGAAGCTGCAAGGGTTCGGCTTGTTTTTCCTGGGCCGGGTGCAGAGCGCGAATACCCTTGAACACCTTGCGCACCACCGGCGCCTTGGTGGGATCGGCAAAACCCTGGCTGTTGTGCCACTGCGCCAATGCCGACAAACGCAGTTTCAGCGTGTTGATCGACAACACACCGGCATGGGCCACCAGGTAGCGCGCCACGCTGTCGCCAGTGGCCGGCAGAAAACCGCCCCATGTGACTTCGAAGTGCTCGATGGCTGCGCGATAGCTGCGACGGGTGTTGTCGCGCGTCGCCGCCTGTAGGTAACGATCCAGCTCAGACATGGGGGTCAACTCTTGAATTCATACCGCTTTGACGGGTCAAAAACCGGTATTGGGTGTATCACACGGGGTAATACCAGTATATCCCGTGTCAGTTACATTCAGCATTTAACTTTATGAATTGAATGGTACAATGTGTATTTACGTGGTACGTACCACATCATCAAAACCCTGGAGATCTCATGGCACGCGGCGGTGTAAATAAAGCGGTGGTTCAAGCCGCTCGGTTGGCGATTCTCGCCCGCGGCGGAAACCCCAGCATCGATGCCGTACGCATCGAGATGGGCAATACCGGCTCGAAAACCACGATTCATCGATATCTCAAGGAGCTGGATAACCGGAGCGAACCTGCCGAAGCGC includes:
- a CDS encoding site-specific integrase, with product MSELDRYLQAATRDNTRRSYRAAIEHFEVTWGGFLPATGDSVARYLVAHAGVLSINTLKLRLSALAQWHNSQGFADPTKAPVVRKVFKGIRALHPAQEKQAEPLQLQHLEQVVSCLEQEVQVARAAGDRAGLLRARRDMALILLGFWRGFRSDELCRLQVEHVQASAGSGISLYLPRSKSDRDNLGKTYQTPALQRLCPVQAYIDWITEAALVRGAVFRGIDRWGHLGEGGLHANSVIPLLRQALARAGIAGELYTSHSLRRGFATWAHQSGWDLKSLMSYVGWKDMKSAMRYIEASPFLGMARITEKPVSP